Proteins co-encoded in one Arachis hypogaea cultivar Tifrunner chromosome 13, arahy.Tifrunner.gnm2.J5K5, whole genome shotgun sequence genomic window:
- the LOC140177422 gene encoding uncharacterized protein: MDEAHEGVCGNHIGGISLASKVARAGYYWPTMKSDYIKKGFKIKHHFWSVEHPQSNGLAEAANKVILIALKKKLGDAKGEWADLIPEIMWIYNTTKQTTTKEIPYRLVYGADAMILVEIALTSGRAELTSTTNNNNIRQVELDTIEEDRYKAEIRHKAMQIIIKRKYNKKVKSR, from the exons ATGGACGAGGCCCATGAAGGGGTATGCGGTAACCACATAGGAGGGATAAGCCTGGCATCAAAAGTAGCCCGAGCAGGGTATTATTGGCCAACAATGAAGAGTGACTACATCAAGAAG GGTTTCAAAATTAAGCATCATTTTTGGTCAGTAGAACACCCGCAATCAAACGGACTCGCCGAGGCAGCAAATAAAGTAATCCTCATTGCACTTAAGAAAAAGCTCGGTGACGCTAAGGGAGAATGGGCAGACCTAATACCAGAAATAATGTGGATCTATAATACCACGAAGCAAACAACCACCAAGGAAATACCTTACAGACTTGTCTATGGTGCAGATGCAATGATCCTGGTAGAGATTGCCCTCACATCAGGAAGAGCCGAACTcacatcaacaaccaacaataATAACATCAGACAAGTAGAACTGGATACAATAGAAGAGGACAGATACAAAGCCGAGATAAGGCACAAGGCAATGCAAATCATAATAAAACGAAAGTACAACAAAAAGGTCAAGTCGAGATAA